One part of the Stigmatella aurantiaca genome encodes these proteins:
- the queF gene encoding preQ(1) synthase produces MPSEPTKELQTFPNPAADRDYEIAFDVPEFTCLCPMTGQPDFATFKIRYVPDELCVELKSLKLYMWSYRNEGAFHEKVTNTIADDIIRAIKPRKLTVVGDFFVRGGIGTIVTVTHEKKKA; encoded by the coding sequence ATGCCTTCCGAGCCCACCAAAGAACTGCAGACCTTCCCCAACCCCGCCGCCGACCGCGACTATGAGATCGCCTTCGACGTGCCGGAGTTCACCTGCCTGTGCCCGATGACGGGGCAGCCCGACTTCGCGACGTTCAAGATCCGGTACGTGCCGGACGAGCTGTGCGTGGAGCTCAAGAGCCTCAAGCTCTACATGTGGTCCTACCGCAACGAGGGCGCCTTCCACGAGAAGGTGACCAACACCATCGCGGACGACATCATCCGGGCCATCAAGCCCCGCAAGCTCACCGTGGTGGGTGACTTCTTCGTGCGCGGCGGCATCGGCACCATCGTCACCGTGACGCACGAGAAGAAGAAGGCCTAA
- a CDS encoding serine/threonine-protein kinase — MGRYRLSARIATGGMAEVYLGRRIEEDGRRGPAVAVKRLLPHLASERRIVQMFLNEARITAQIRHPNVVSILETGMDEGEPFIALELLEGRSFAELRQEAAERGRRVPLGVTLRTLVEACRGLDAAHRAVDEAGRPLRIVHRDFTPDNIHVGANGHVKVIDFGIAKADALGSGTEPGMLKGKFFYMSPEMITGQRVDHRADIFAAGVMLYEQLCGRRPFTGLKPDEVLARITEGRPRPPTTFEPSVPDALEHICLTALHRDPEARFETLQVFIDAIEGVGGAAEVASAADVAAYVESLFPRDSDPKRLALQRARSVDPSDAGVAAPAPAAPPPVAPPPPAPAPVAPRTRRAWPLLALAGLALVGLGAGGAYWVMRPRVPPSERLAQAEHTPTPPERRAFLEGIEEDPRATAQELARAGELLMELGAHQAVLSLSETFIQRFPQNLEAHLLDARAATALQLGKRAERAIEEATALAPKDVRPLLALADLRERQGDIAGALGALAKAYEQRPREAQVAPRYGQLLSQSGRLDEASEVLGAWVREHNDAGPLAELAFVRYRQERMDDAAALLKRALRKAPQLAVAHYYLGAVLLQKGDTAGAERAYRQAEQLDPEDPRALSARCQLHARTGDTAAVTEAKALLARRFPARAAALAAECSSRP, encoded by the coding sequence TGTACCTGGGCCGCCGCATCGAGGAGGACGGGCGGCGCGGCCCGGCCGTGGCGGTGAAGCGGCTCCTGCCCCACCTCGCCTCGGAGCGGCGCATCGTGCAGATGTTCCTCAACGAGGCGCGCATCACCGCGCAGATCCGCCACCCCAACGTCGTCTCCATCCTGGAGACGGGCATGGACGAGGGCGAGCCCTTCATCGCGCTGGAGCTCCTGGAGGGGCGCTCCTTCGCCGAGCTGCGGCAGGAGGCCGCGGAGCGGGGACGGCGCGTGCCCCTGGGCGTCACGCTGCGCACCCTGGTGGAGGCGTGCCGGGGGCTGGATGCGGCCCACCGCGCCGTGGACGAGGCCGGCCGACCCCTGCGCATTGTCCACCGGGACTTCACCCCGGACAACATCCACGTGGGCGCCAACGGCCACGTCAAGGTCATCGACTTCGGCATCGCCAAGGCGGACGCGCTCGGCTCGGGCACCGAGCCGGGCATGCTCAAGGGCAAGTTCTTCTACATGTCGCCGGAGATGATCACCGGGCAGCGGGTGGACCACCGCGCGGACATCTTCGCCGCGGGGGTGATGCTCTACGAGCAGCTGTGCGGCCGGCGCCCCTTCACCGGCCTCAAGCCCGATGAGGTGCTGGCCCGCATCACCGAGGGGCGCCCCCGGCCTCCCACCACCTTCGAGCCCTCCGTCCCCGATGCCCTGGAGCACATCTGCCTCACCGCGCTCCACCGCGACCCGGAGGCCCGCTTCGAGACGCTGCAGGTCTTCATCGACGCCATCGAGGGCGTGGGGGGCGCCGCCGAGGTGGCCTCGGCCGCGGACGTCGCGGCCTACGTCGAGTCGCTCTTCCCCCGGGACAGCGACCCCAAGCGCCTGGCGCTCCAGCGGGCCCGCTCCGTGGATCCTTCGGACGCGGGGGTCGCCGCCCCCGCCCCCGCCGCGCCCCCCCCCGTGGCCCCGCCACCACCGGCCCCCGCCCCGGTGGCGCCCCGGACGCGGCGCGCCTGGCCCCTGCTCGCCCTCGCCGGGCTGGCGCTGGTGGGCCTGGGCGCGGGCGGCGCCTACTGGGTGATGCGCCCCCGCGTGCCCCCGTCCGAGCGGCTCGCCCAGGCGGAGCACACCCCCACCCCGCCGGAGCGGCGGGCCTTCCTCGAAGGCATCGAGGAGGACCCGCGCGCCACCGCCCAGGAGCTGGCCCGGGCCGGGGAGCTGCTGATGGAGCTGGGCGCCCACCAGGCGGTCCTCTCTCTCTCGGAGACGTTCATCCAGCGCTTTCCCCAGAACCTGGAGGCGCACCTGCTCGACGCGCGCGCCGCCACGGCGCTGCAGCTGGGCAAGCGCGCCGAGCGGGCCATCGAGGAGGCCACCGCGCTGGCGCCCAAGGACGTGCGCCCCCTGCTGGCCCTGGCGGACCTGAGGGAGCGGCAGGGAGACATCGCCGGGGCGCTGGGCGCGCTCGCCAAGGCCTACGAGCAGCGGCCGCGCGAGGCCCAGGTGGCCCCCCGCTACGGCCAGCTCCTCTCCCAGAGCGGACGGCTGGACGAGGCCTCGGAGGTGCTCGGCGCGTGGGTCCGCGAGCACAACGACGCGGGCCCGCTGGCGGAGCTGGCCTTCGTGCGCTACCGCCAGGAGCGCATGGACGATGCCGCCGCGCTGCTCAAGCGCGCGCTGCGCAAGGCCCCCCAGCTCGCCGTGGCGCACTACTACCTGGGCGCGGTGCTCCTCCAGAAGGGGGACACGGCGGGCGCCGAGCGCGCCTACCGCCAGGCGGAGCAGCTCGACCCCGAGGACCCCCGCGCGCTCTCGGCCCGGTGCCAGCTCCACGCCCGCACGGGGGACACGGCCGCCGTCACCGAGGCGAAGGCGCTGCTCGCGCGCAGGTTCCCGGCCCGGGCGGCGGCGCTGGCCGCGGAGTGCTCGTCCCGGCCCTGA
- a CDS encoding serine/threonine-protein kinase: MALVYRGLHEAIQREAAIKELLPEGQRDKESLSRFHREALALAAFRHQNIVTLYDMVEKNDSLFMVLEFVDGPTLQELIKEGPLPADVAAVICARIASALDHAHFRHIIHRDLKPANVMLTKAGEVKLMDFGIAKDVDLVALTQQGVAVGTPAYMSPEQVTGAPLDARTDIFSLGVLLYEALTGTRPFQGRTAGEVFAKIRDGLYKPLNKVAPEVPQPLVNIVKRALEVRTENRYPDAAAMRRELDVFLAREVEVSHPALLVAFLRHREKLTESEALAHLTQAELGVLDSYAAGRRKRSTGGKRKWVVAALLALATATGTGIYLTQDHWAPPVEKKMKR, encoded by the coding sequence ATGGCGCTGGTGTACCGGGGGTTGCACGAGGCCATCCAGCGCGAGGCCGCCATCAAGGAACTGCTGCCCGAGGGCCAGCGCGACAAGGAGTCGCTCTCGCGATTCCACCGCGAGGCGCTCGCCCTGGCCGCCTTCCGCCACCAGAACATCGTCACGCTGTATGACATGGTGGAGAAGAACGACAGCCTCTTCATGGTGCTGGAGTTCGTGGATGGGCCCACCCTGCAGGAGCTCATCAAGGAAGGGCCGCTGCCGGCCGATGTGGCCGCCGTCATCTGCGCGCGCATCGCCAGCGCGCTGGACCATGCGCACTTCCGCCACATCATCCACCGCGACCTGAAGCCCGCCAACGTCATGCTCACCAAGGCCGGTGAGGTGAAGCTGATGGACTTCGGCATCGCCAAGGACGTGGACCTGGTGGCGCTCACCCAGCAGGGCGTGGCGGTGGGCACCCCGGCCTATATGTCCCCGGAGCAAGTCACCGGCGCGCCGTTGGATGCGCGCACGGACATCTTCTCGCTCGGCGTGCTGCTCTACGAGGCCCTCACGGGCACCCGTCCGTTCCAGGGGCGCACCGCGGGCGAGGTGTTCGCCAAGATTCGAGATGGCCTCTACAAGCCCCTGAACAAGGTGGCCCCGGAGGTGCCCCAGCCCCTGGTGAACATCGTCAAGCGGGCCCTGGAGGTGCGCACCGAGAACCGCTACCCGGACGCGGCGGCGATGCGGCGCGAGCTGGATGTGTTCCTCGCGCGCGAGGTGGAGGTGTCCCACCCGGCGCTGCTCGTGGCCTTCCTGCGCCACCGGGAGAAGCTCACCGAGTCCGAGGCGCTCGCGCACCTGACGCAGGCGGAGCTGGGCGTACTGGACTCCTACGCCGCGGGCCGCCGCAAGCGCTCCACGGGCGGAAAGCGCAAGTGGGTGGTGGCGGCGCTGCTCGCCCTGGCCACCGCCACGGGCACCGGCATTTACCTCACGCAGGACCACTGGGCGCCCCCGGTCGAGAAGAAGATGAAGCGGTGA
- a CDS encoding ATP-binding protein, which translates to MVPSDFENALHLLPQAMLRVGPELQVQWFEADFARKVGLPLTVGRGLLEGLEYSRSRDALARAVREGRPYAGHLVTCAMRQVRVQVQPAREDEPPGAWLVFDPSGLDDEEAFSQVVQQVARAVGETLDVDSVCSAAVLALVRCAQVRRAEVFLCEEGTQNTLRRAAVSDLADRDSPEDTFDPAADPFQHALSTRRAQIGVQRGYGDSMGSIFAAVPLCAPKRTVGLLLLYKEQGASFSVRELDLWMAAASQLAVAVENARLLREAQSALRVREEFMSIASHELRTPLTPLKLSLFTMERRIATGQPVELSSVLKSKRQVDRLVGLVDDLLDASRLELGKLAMHAAPLELGQLVAEVVDHFRHALERPFSVDVPRTRVWVQGDRDRLEQVIVNLLENAHKYSPAGAPITVEVEELADEARIHVKDHGIGIPGADQAQVFQRFYRARNVSHRNFGGLGLGLFISHSICKLHGGNLTLSSAEGLGSTFSVGLPKMTAREVGRLPRRVLLLDEDRVQEDEAARVLRAEGFEVLTVRDGNEALRQEAHLPVDLILLSASASQKEIGVFLETFATLPRARPVPILLAGARLPTWAQEGTVLCSRPYRHDELMARVRNTLALTPADPGWPVAEESPFRM; encoded by the coding sequence ATGGTGCCCTCAGACTTCGAGAATGCGCTTCATTTGCTGCCTCAGGCCATGCTCCGCGTGGGCCCTGAGCTGCAGGTGCAATGGTTCGAAGCAGACTTCGCCCGGAAGGTCGGGCTGCCCCTGACGGTGGGCCGCGGCCTGCTGGAGGGACTGGAGTACAGCCGGAGCCGGGATGCCCTGGCCCGCGCCGTGCGGGAGGGCCGGCCCTACGCCGGGCACCTCGTCACCTGCGCGATGCGTCAGGTGCGCGTGCAGGTGCAGCCCGCGCGCGAGGACGAGCCGCCCGGCGCCTGGCTCGTGTTCGACCCTTCCGGCCTGGATGACGAGGAGGCCTTCTCCCAGGTGGTGCAGCAGGTGGCGCGCGCCGTGGGCGAGACGCTGGATGTGGACAGCGTGTGCTCGGCGGCGGTGCTGGCCCTGGTGCGCTGTGCCCAGGTGCGGCGCGCGGAGGTATTCCTCTGTGAGGAAGGCACCCAGAACACCCTGCGCCGTGCGGCGGTGTCGGACCTGGCGGACCGGGACTCGCCCGAGGACACGTTTGATCCGGCGGCGGACCCCTTCCAGCACGCCCTGTCCACGCGGCGGGCGCAGATCGGCGTCCAGCGCGGGTACGGCGACAGCATGGGCTCCATCTTCGCCGCCGTGCCGCTGTGCGCGCCCAAGCGCACGGTGGGGCTGCTCCTCCTTTATAAGGAGCAGGGCGCGTCCTTCTCCGTGAGGGAGCTGGACTTGTGGATGGCGGCGGCCAGCCAGCTCGCGGTGGCGGTGGAGAACGCGCGGCTCCTGCGCGAGGCCCAGTCGGCCCTGCGGGTGCGCGAGGAGTTCATGTCCATCGCCTCGCACGAGCTGAGGACGCCGCTCACCCCGCTCAAGCTCAGCCTCTTCACCATGGAGCGGCGCATCGCCACCGGGCAGCCGGTGGAGCTCTCCAGCGTGCTCAAGTCCAAGCGGCAGGTGGACCGGCTCGTGGGGCTGGTGGACGACTTGCTGGATGCCTCGCGGCTGGAGCTGGGCAAGCTGGCCATGCACGCGGCGCCGCTGGAGCTGGGCCAGCTCGTGGCGGAGGTGGTGGACCACTTCCGCCATGCCCTGGAGCGCCCCTTCTCCGTGGATGTGCCCCGCACGCGCGTGTGGGTGCAGGGGGACCGGGACCGGCTGGAGCAGGTCATCGTCAACCTGCTGGAGAACGCGCACAAGTACAGCCCCGCGGGCGCCCCCATCACCGTGGAGGTGGAGGAGCTGGCCGACGAGGCCCGCATCCACGTGAAGGACCACGGCATCGGCATTCCCGGGGCGGACCAGGCGCAGGTGTTCCAGCGCTTCTACCGGGCGCGCAACGTGTCCCACCGCAACTTCGGCGGCCTGGGGCTGGGGCTCTTCATCAGCCACTCCATCTGCAAGCTGCACGGGGGCAACCTCACCCTGTCGAGCGCCGAGGGGCTGGGCTCCACCTTCTCCGTGGGCCTGCCGAAGATGACCGCGCGCGAGGTGGGGCGGCTGCCCCGGCGCGTGCTGCTGCTGGACGAGGACCGGGTCCAGGAGGACGAGGCCGCGCGGGTGCTGCGCGCCGAGGGCTTCGAGGTGCTCACCGTGCGCGATGGGAACGAGGCCCTGCGCCAGGAGGCCCACCTGCCCGTGGACCTCATCCTCCTGTCCGCCAGCGCCTCCCAGAAGGAGATTGGCGTCTTCCTGGAGACCTTCGCCACGCTGCCCCGGGCCCGGCCCGTGCCCATTCTGCTGGCGGGCGCGCGGCTGCCCACGTGGGCCCAGGAGGGCACGGTGCTGTGCTCCCGGCCCTACCGCCACGATGAGCTGATGGCCCGGGTGCGCAACACCCTGGCGCTGACGCCGGCGGACCCCGGCTGGCCCGTGGCCGAGGAGAGCCCCTTCCGGATGTGA
- a CDS encoding adenylate/guanylate cyclase domain-containing protein, producing MSSSPDVRLPMGLRLLLHGGSLLVGLFTFGYARLVCTHLCGLPTAELARTVLGLAVFHIALRELLLHLLPSPARSALPARRAWQLSVLAWGVTGLVASVLHKAQYPAFPLFSHVKFAVGYWLLGGALLGQVEYLLFERAFPPAPSALRTAAHRERIGRRLLEGYVIFTTVPVLVLMLTLLRFVIEFRGEPHYLVEAAALALGFTGIALGGAFAYGQSLRRDTERLLEAVRRVGSGDFQPGAATSRADELFLVAEGINEMAGGLQLRERIREAFGRFVSPQVATEFIEKYARHGKAAVMGGERRDVVVLFSDLRGFTSLSESLAPEVLIEVLNGYFQEMVGALQQHGGVVDKFIGDAVLAVFGLTGGEGNPARAAVAAGLEMQRRLEAYNARLAGRGIQLRAGVGIHAGEAIAGYLGSPDRMEFTVIGHTVNMASRIEGQAREPHPPLLFSEEVAHRLGEAFPVKEVARVPLKGVAGEVRLLTVTGEAGTVQAA from the coding sequence ATGTCCTCTTCGCCCGATGTCCGCCTGCCGATGGGCCTTCGCCTGCTGCTCCATGGCGGCTCGCTGCTCGTGGGGCTCTTCACCTTCGGCTACGCCCGGCTGGTCTGCACGCACCTCTGCGGCCTGCCCACGGCCGAGCTGGCCCGCACGGTGCTGGGGTTGGCGGTGTTCCACATCGCGCTCCGGGAGCTGCTGCTGCACCTGCTCCCCTCGCCCGCGCGGAGTGCCCTGCCGGCCCGCCGGGCGTGGCAGCTCTCGGTGCTCGCCTGGGGGGTGACGGGGCTGGTGGCCAGTGTCCTCCACAAGGCGCAGTACCCGGCCTTTCCCCTCTTCAGCCACGTGAAGTTCGCGGTGGGCTACTGGCTGCTGGGCGGCGCACTGCTGGGGCAGGTGGAGTACCTCCTCTTCGAGCGGGCGTTTCCCCCGGCCCCCTCCGCCTTGCGGACGGCCGCGCACCGGGAGCGGATCGGCCGGAGGCTGCTCGAAGGCTACGTCATCTTCACCACCGTGCCCGTGCTGGTGCTGATGCTCACGCTGCTGCGCTTCGTCATCGAGTTCCGCGGCGAGCCGCACTACCTGGTGGAAGCGGCGGCGCTGGCGCTGGGCTTCACGGGCATCGCGCTGGGCGGGGCGTTCGCCTACGGGCAGAGCCTGCGCCGGGACACGGAGCGGCTGCTGGAGGCGGTGCGGCGCGTGGGCAGCGGGGACTTCCAGCCGGGCGCCGCCACGAGCCGCGCGGACGAGCTGTTCCTCGTGGCCGAGGGCATCAACGAGATGGCGGGGGGGCTCCAGCTCCGCGAGCGCATCCGCGAGGCCTTTGGCCGCTTCGTCTCGCCCCAGGTGGCCACCGAGTTCATCGAGAAGTACGCGCGCCACGGGAAGGCGGCGGTGATGGGGGGCGAGCGGCGGGACGTGGTGGTGCTCTTCAGCGACCTGCGCGGCTTCACGAGCCTGTCCGAGTCGCTGGCGCCCGAGGTGCTCATCGAGGTGCTCAACGGCTACTTCCAGGAGATGGTGGGGGCCCTCCAGCAGCACGGGGGCGTGGTGGACAAGTTCATCGGGGACGCGGTGCTGGCGGTGTTCGGGCTGACCGGAGGGGAGGGCAACCCGGCGCGGGCCGCCGTGGCGGCGGGCCTGGAGATGCAGCGGCGCCTGGAGGCCTACAACGCGCGGCTGGCGGGCCGGGGGATTCAGCTGCGCGCGGGGGTGGGCATCCACGCGGGCGAGGCCATCGCGGGCTACCTCGGGAGCCCGGACCGGATGGAGTTCACGGTCATCGGCCACACCGTCAACATGGCCTCGCGGATTGAAGGCCAGGCGCGCGAGCCCCATCCGCCCCTGCTCTTCAGCGAGGAGGTGGCGCACCGGCTGGGGGAGGCCTTCCCGGTGAAGGAAGTGGCCCGCGTGCCGCTCAAGGGCGTGGCCGGGGAGGTCCGCCTGCTCACGGTGACGGGCGAGGCCGGCACCGTGCAGGCGGCCTGA
- the truB gene encoding tRNA pseudouridine(55) synthase TruB produces MSPLPPLEPGIHLVHKPLGETSFTSVRAAMAELEATRPGKRVPVCHGGTLDPFAEGLLLLLVGQATRLMDLLHAVPKRYVAEVVWGAETDNGDLLGRVVREGDTSALTPGALEMALAGFQGWHEQVPPATSAKKVGGEPAYRKAHRGEEVVLPPSRVYLHAARWRSHALPRSSQLELVCRGGFYVRALARELGRALGCGAHLARLHRTAIGPWEDPGPGARVALRGRQVLPWCVGRELSDAEVGELRRERPIALGRRLPPDWRLPAGFPDPQAPVRGFHRERLVALLREQEGALRLEQELRGGL; encoded by the coding sequence GTGAGCCCCCTCCCGCCGCTCGAGCCTGGCATTCACCTCGTCCACAAGCCGCTGGGCGAGACGAGCTTCACCTCGGTGCGCGCCGCCATGGCCGAGCTGGAGGCCACGCGCCCCGGCAAGCGCGTGCCCGTGTGCCATGGCGGGACGTTGGACCCCTTCGCCGAGGGGCTCCTGCTGCTGCTGGTGGGCCAGGCCACGCGGCTGATGGACCTCTTGCACGCGGTGCCCAAGCGCTATGTGGCCGAAGTCGTCTGGGGCGCGGAGACGGACAACGGGGACTTGCTGGGCCGGGTGGTGCGCGAGGGGGACACGTCCGCGCTGACGCCCGGGGCGCTGGAGATGGCGCTCGCGGGCTTCCAGGGCTGGCACGAGCAGGTGCCCCCGGCCACCAGCGCGAAGAAGGTGGGCGGAGAGCCCGCGTACCGCAAGGCGCACCGGGGCGAGGAGGTGGTGCTGCCGCCCTCGCGCGTGTACCTGCACGCGGCGCGCTGGCGCTCGCATGCGTTGCCGCGCTCCAGCCAGCTGGAGCTGGTGTGCCGGGGGGGCTTCTACGTGCGCGCCCTGGCGCGGGAGCTGGGCCGGGCCCTGGGCTGTGGGGCTCACCTCGCCCGGCTGCACCGCACGGCCATTGGCCCCTGGGAGGACCCGGGGCCGGGGGCGCGCGTGGCCTTGCGCGGGCGCCAGGTGCTGCCCTGGTGTGTCGGACGGGAGCTGTCGGACGCGGAGGTGGGGGAGCTGCGGCGCGAGCGGCCCATTGCCCTGGGCCGGCGGCTGCCCCCGGATTGGCGGTTGCCCGCGGGGTTTCCGGATCCGCAGGCCCCCGTGCGCGGCTTTCACCGCGAGCGGCTGGTGGCGCTCCTGCGCGAGCAGGAGGGGGCGCTGCGCCTGGAGCAGGAGCTGCGCGGAGGGCTTTAG